The following are encoded together in the Macadamia integrifolia cultivar HAES 741 chromosome 10, SCU_Mint_v3, whole genome shotgun sequence genome:
- the LOC122091962 gene encoding patellin-4-like: MAMVGYDIRDSSIEYEEEEEEEEEEEEEEEVGTELKPHKKKAMLEFRCKLQDAIMDNNLFPRSKNDQELEIRSILDISLWGVPLLPSEGHEGTDIILLKFLRAKDFKVSEAFEMLRKTLIWRKEFTVDGILEEKFDSHLEESHMSYFCDTDRDGRPLLYNYFGVLKDKELSKKIFGAEARIEEFMRWRIQLMERAVQQLRFKPGGVDSIINIVDMKGSPGTTKELRMVCNKLLWMLQDYYPEIVRRYVFVNVPLWFYAYHTLFCKILDPRNRKKFIFARKTRVAKTLTKSTAPEHIPVQYGGLRRENDDEFSPENEVLEMIVKPGAIESIQIPVNEPGVTVVWDVTVVGGDVAYREEFLPHDEGSYKILIHQDKKMEASIRNSFYINEPGLVLLTVDNGGFKKKRVFYRFKLKPTLPMYILLRPNM, from the exons ATGGCGATGGTGGGTTATGACATTCGTGACTCCTCCATTGaatacgaagaagaagaagaagaagaagaagaagaagaagaagaagaagaagtgggtaCAGAGCTGAAACCCCATAAGAAGAAAGCAATGCTGGAATTTAGATGCAAATTGCAAGATGCTATCATGGATAATAATCTCTTTCCTCGTTCTAAGAATGACCAGGAATTGGAAATCAGGAGTATCCTGGACATCTCTCTTTGGGGAGTCCCTTTGTTACCCAGTGAAGGCCATGAGGGTACCGATATAATCCTCTTGAAGTTCTTAAGAGCCAAAGATTTCAAGGTCTCTGAAGCATTTGAGATGCTTCGGAAGACTTTGATATGGCGGAAGGAGTTCACAGTTGATGGGATTTTAGAAGAGAAATTTGATTCACATCTTGAAGAATCACATATGTCATATTTCTGTGATACTGATAGAGATGGTCGTCCACTGTTGTACAATTACTTTGGTGTTCTTAAAGATAAGGAATTGAGCAAGAAGATATTTGGGGCAGAGGCTAGAATCGAAGAATTTATGAGGTGGAGGATCCAATTGATGGAGAGGGCTGTACAACAGTTGAGATTTAAGCCTGGTGGGGTTGATTCAATTATTAATATTGTAGACATGAAGGGCTCACCGGGGACGACGAAGGAGCTTCGTATGGTATGCAACAAACTACTTTGGATGCTTCAAGACTATTACCCAGAGATTGTTCGAAGATAT GTATTTGTAAATGTCCCTCTTTGGTTTTATGCATACCATACTCTTTTCTGCAAGATCTTAGATCCAAGGAATAGAAAAAAGTTCATCTTTGCCCGGAAAACCAGAGTAGCAAAGACCCTTACCAA ATCTACAGCCCCTGAACACATTCCAGTTCAATATGGTGGCCTTAGAAGGGAAAATGATGATGAGTTCTCGCCGGAGAATGAAGTTTTGGAGATGATTGTTAAACCAGGTGCAATAGAAAGCATCCAAATTCCAGTTAATGAG CCAGGAGTGACGGTGGTGTGGGATGTTACAGTCGTGGGAGGGGATGTGGCTTACAGAGAGGAATTTCTTCCTCATGATGAAGGTTCTTACAAGATACTAATTCATCAGGACAAGAAAATGGAAGCCAGTATTAGAAATTCATTTTACATTAATGAACCAGGGCTGGTTCTGTTGACAGTTGATAATGGAGGcttcaagaagaagagagtTTTCTATAGATTTAAATTGAAACCCACTCTCCCCATGTATATTCTATTACGTCCCAACATGTAA